AGTTCTTCAACCAGTTCAAAAGTACGCGCTAACGAGCCTAAATCGAGGTCACCCGGTTTAACGCGTGCGACATGGTTATATTCTTGTTCAGTATCGTGTTGCAGTACAAACGTCATCGATGTGGGTGATATTAAAAAGTATCCTTCAATACCGAGGGTACTGCATACCGTTTGTAAATGGGATTCTAGGCGATACGCAGGCGTACCAAACTTATGTAAGTACTTTCCTAACTTAATAATAAATCTACGTTTTTCTAAGAAATCCTGATTATCCACTGGGCGATAGTCACTCTATGTTAGGGTATTGATCTAGTTTTGGCGCGAATATTAACCGATTAAGGCGTGTGTTTACAGCCAAACTGATCCAAAATGTTGGTATAGCATCAATATGTTAAAGATTGATATAATAACAATAATATAGTCGACTCAAGGAATAACACATGACATTGATGGTATCGGGTTTATATGCGGGCTTAACGGCATTGTTGGTTTTAGCATTATCTTATAAAGTGGTTAAATTTCGTCGAGCAAATAAAATTGGTATTGGTGATGGTGGCCACCAAGGATTATCCATTGCAATTCGAGCCCATGGTAACCTAATTGAAAATGCACCCATAGTATTGATTTTATTAGCGCTAGCAGAATTTAATGGCATGCCTGAGTTTTTAATACATTGTTTGGGCACCGCTTGGATTGTGGCGCGTTTATTACATGCTATTGGACTTAATCAAGGTCAAGGTGGTCATCATTTTGGTCGTTTTTGGGGCGTGTTAACGACCTGGATTGTGCTCTTAATTTTAGCGGTTGCTAATGTGGGTTTCTTTCTTGGCTTATAAGCTTGAAATTATAGGGGAATAGCAATATTACCCCTTATTTTATAAGGGTATGAAAGGATAAAAATATTTCACTTTTGATGTTTTTTTAGTCACACTAAGTGCCGCTGTACTGCTATACTCCGCGTCCGTTAAATTCAGCTATAGGCTGATGTTGCCATCGGATCAGCTAGGCTGATTTTCCCCAATTATGTAGGTCATATACATGCAAGTTGAGTCAACGTTATTTAATTATCCAAAGTTTTGGGCAGAATGCTACGGAACAGCACCTTTTTTACCTACATCTCGCAAAGAGATGGATAAATTAGGTTGGGATAGTTGCGATATTATTGTCGTGACTGGTGATGCATATGTTGACCATCCCAGCTTTGGTATGGCCGTTATTGGCCGAATGTTAGAAGCCCAAGGTTATCGTGTGGGTATTATTTCGCAGCCTGATTGGTCAAGCAAAGAAGACTTTATGCAGTTAGGTCGCCCAAATCTGTTTTTTGGGGTGACTGCAGGCAACATGGATTCAATGATTAACCGCTATACC
This region of Shewanella livingstonensis genomic DNA includes:
- a CDS encoding MAPEG family protein; this translates as MTLMVSGLYAGLTALLVLALSYKVVKFRRANKIGIGDGGHQGLSIAIRAHGNLIENAPIVLILLALAEFNGMPEFLIHCLGTAWIVARLLHAIGLNQGQGGHHFGRFWGVLTTWIVLLILAVANVGFFLGL